In the genome of Fructilactobacillus hinvesii, the window AAGCCGAAATCATCAAGTTCATTGAACAAAATAAACCCTTAATTGCGGTTTGTGGTGGTTACCAAATGCTGGGAAAATACTATGTAGATGCGAGCGGGCGTAAGTTACCTGGGATTAGCGCCATGAACCACTACACCGAACAACAACACGAAAACCGGTTTATTGGTGACATTGAGATTCAAAACGAAGTAACCGGGCAAAAGTACCATGGATTTGAAAATCACCAGGGGATCACCTTCCTCGGTGATGATGAACATGCCTTGGGCAATGTGCTTAAGGGATACGGTAACAACGGTGAAGATCATACCGAAGGTGCCGTGCACAAAAACACGATTGGAACCTACTTCCACGGACCAATCATGGCCCGAAACGGCAACTTTTCCATCCACATGATGTTTGAAGCCTTACAAAATAAGTATCCTGATTATGACTTCACGGACTTAAAAACCAAGGTTAAACCAGAATCATACTAACCAATTCAAAAATGCTCCCACTAAGCTCATTGTGGGAGCATTTTTAGTTAGTCAATTTTAATTAGTCGAATAGCTCAGCCAGATAACTAGCCATCATCCGATTTCGTTCTTCCATAAAAGTTTCATTTACCTGCGGATGCACCCGGTTGGACAGAAATACCAAGGCACTGCGGCGGTCCGGAACCAGCATGATTAAGGTTCCCGTATAACCTCCCTGCCAGATGTAACGATGGCCCTGATAAGTTTCTAAGCGCCAGCCAAAGGAGCGACTGCCATCCTGCATCGGCGTTTGATCCGTATACATCGCCGCAAACATGGCGGGTGTGTAAACCTTCCCCGGGGGCGTTAATTGCAACATCCACTGGGCAAATCGGGTCACATCCCGTAACGAGCTAAAGAGGCCCGCTGAACCACAATCGGACCCCAAAATCTGGGCCTTGGGATCATGCACTTGGCCGACCCGATTGGTTCCAGTCTGTTCATCATATGTGGTCGGAACCGTTCGGTTAGAGTCCGGATGAAACGTCGAGTCAATTAGACCCAAGGGTTCTAAGACCATGTGCTTAATCAACGGTTGAATTGGTAAGCCACAAACCACTCCGGCAATCCACCCCAAAAAGATGTAGTTAACGTCCTGATAGTGCATTTTGTGCCCCAAATCAGAGCCAACGTCCAAGTCTAACAGCGCCGTTCGGAGTTGATTCATGGTTAATTGGTTGCGGTTGGGAATATAGCCTTCAATATTAGAAGTATGCGTCAACAAATGGCGAATCGTCACCTGGGGATGTTTCCACTCTGGTAGATAATTGGTAATTGAATCATCAATTCCGACCTTTTCTTGCTCGATCAGTTGCATCATGACCGGAAGCGTCCCCATCACTTTAGTTAAGGAAGCCACATCATACAACTGATTTTCCCGAAGGGGGACCTGGGTGGGCTGCAGTTGTTGGTTCCCTTGGATAAAATTCTGCACGTTAACCCCCGTCACGAAGGCATACGAGACTCCCGGAACAACTTGGTCCGCAATCATGTGCTGAATCTGAGCTTGGGTCCGTTCAAATGGCATCATCGCCCCCACCTTTCTTACTTAAATGGTTCTATTGTTCCGCATTTTTAATTTGACTAGCTACATCGTTATGTTTTGCAAAGTCAAAGTTTAAAAACTCTGGATTAGTGGCTGGGAAATGTTCCTGAAGATCGGTAAAGGATTGCATGCTTAGTTTAGCATCAGCTACAGTAAAGTCTAAGACATGCCCACCAAAGTCATGATCATCAGCAAGGAAGTGGTAGTGAAAACCACCAACCGCCACTCCGTTGTACAATTGCGGGGCATAGTAACCAAGCATCGTTCCAGTTACGTCGTGTTTTTCAAACATGGCTTGATCATTAGCTGCTTGTTCCAGCGTTGGGTACGGTTTGGTTTGTTTCTTCACTGAACGAGTTTTCATGAAGCTAAACTTTCCCGTCAGTTGAAACGAGTAAAATAAGTTATTCCACGGGTGCCGAGCCGCAATTTGTTGTAACATTTCATCGCGACTCTGGTTTTGATAATCCGCCTCTGGCTGGTAATTAGCAAAGTTCACCGTGGCAAATGGCACCTGATCATCAGGTTGTAAGACGTTTACGGCTCCAGTGGAGGTTACCTGATACAATGTCCCGTTTAAAATGATTAATTCTCCATCTAAGCCATCCCCGGTTCCAATCCCGGTATCACCGTGTTTTAACAGTTCTGAAACGGCCATTGTTCCAGAAAACAAACCAGCAGTTAAGTCAGCTAGGGTCGAATGCTGGTATAATAAATTTTGATTCATAATCTTATCTCACTTTCTCAACTAAGGAGTTGTTTATTTTGACTGATACAAAAATGAACGGTGCAGAAGCGCTCGTCCAATCAATGATTAATCAGGGCATCCAGTATTGCTTTGGAATCCCCGGGGCTAAAGTCGATCAACTGTTCGAAGCCCTTGAGTATTGTCCAGATGAACGTGCACCTAAACTTATTGTAACACGCCACGAACAGGATGCTGTTTTCATGGCGGCTGCCATCGGACGGTTAACCGGCAAGCCTGGTGTGGCCATGGTCACTTCTGGACCTGGGGTCGGTAACTTAACGACCGGATTACTAACCGCCACGACCGAAGGAGATCCTGTAATTGCCTTGGGTGGTCAAGTTCCCCAAGATGACTTAAATCGAGCTACTCATCAAGCTGCTCGTAACACTGATATTCTTAGTGACGTGACTAAGAGCAGCGTGGAAATTCACGATGCGAATAACGCTTCTGAAGTCTTTACCAATGCCTATCAAACGGCCATGGCGCCCAAGCAAGGAGCAACATTCATCTCCCTGCCTCAAAACGTATTGGCAGAAGAAGTTACAAGACCAGTCTTAAAACCACTCGGGAAAGTAGACCATGGTCGTGCTGGAAAAGCCACTTTGAATGCCATTACCGAACAAATCAAAAAGGCCAAACGGCCCGTGATTTTAGCTGGAATGCGGGCCTCTGCTCCTGACAATACGCAAGCAATCCGCAACTTAATTCAAAAATACGC includes:
- a CDS encoding type 1 glutamine amidotransferase translates to MTMNIRVAHLYGDLMNTYGDIGNILTLRYYAQQIGVEVTDQIISLEDDFRADDFDFAVFGGGQDFEQMVVAKDLPNKKAEIIKFIEQNKPLIAVCGGYQMLGKYYVDASGRKLPGISAMNHYTEQQHENRFIGDIEIQNEVTGQKYHGFENHQGITFLGDDEHALGNVLKGYGNNGEDHTEGAVHKNTIGTYFHGPIMARNGNFSIHMMFEALQNKYPDYDFTDLKTKVKPESY
- a CDS encoding serine hydrolase domain-containing protein, with the translated sequence MMPFERTQAQIQHMIADQVVPGVSYAFVTGVNVQNFIQGNQQLQPTQVPLRENQLYDVASLTKVMGTLPVMMQLIEQEKVGIDDSITNYLPEWKHPQVTIRHLLTHTSNIEGYIPNRNQLTMNQLRTALLDLDVGSDLGHKMHYQDVNYIFLGWIAGVVCGLPIQPLIKHMVLEPLGLIDSTFHPDSNRTVPTTYDEQTGTNRVGQVHDPKAQILGSDCGSAGLFSSLRDVTRFAQWMLQLTPPGKVYTPAMFAAMYTDQTPMQDGSRSFGWRLETYQGHRYIWQGGYTGTLIMLVPDRRSALVFLSNRVHPQVNETFMEERNRMMASYLAELFD
- the budA gene encoding acetolactate decarboxylase, translated to MNQNLLYQHSTLADLTAGLFSGTMAVSELLKHGDTGIGTGDGLDGELIILNGTLYQVTSTGAVNVLQPDDQVPFATVNFANYQPEADYQNQSRDEMLQQIAARHPWNNLFYSFQLTGKFSFMKTRSVKKQTKPYPTLEQAANDQAMFEKHDVTGTMLGYYAPQLYNGVAVGGFHYHFLADDHDFGGHVLDFTVADAKLSMQSFTDLQEHFPATNPEFLNFDFAKHNDVASQIKNAEQ